ACAGCCCGCTCACCGTGGCCGTCACCTCGATGGAGTCGCGGGCGTTCGCCCGGATGGAGTACCTGCCCTCGGAGTCCTTGGAAGCTCCGGTCACGTCCAGCGTAAGGCTGGGGGCGGAGGATGGTATTGTTTCGGAGTTTGTCTTACCGCAACCGGTCAACGTGGCCGTAGCAAAGGCCATGACAGCCGCGATGACCATTCCCGTTTTGGCCCAACGCCGGTTCCTGTTCATCTTAGCATCCCACCTTCCAAAGGTTTTTGTCGTCATAAACGCCACGGAGCGTCAGCCGCCCCGCCTGCGTTCCCTTAATGCCTCTAACACCTCGCCGCGGGTAACATCTCCGCGAACCGAGCATTTGCCTATTCCGTCCAGAAGGGCGAACCGCACAACGCCGGCTTTCGCCTTCTTGTCCCGCTCCATGGCCGCAAGCAGGGCTCCTGGTTCAATGTCCCGCGGAATTTCCGCCGGAAGCCCCGCCCGCCTGATCAGCGAGATTACCCTTTCAGCCTCGGCGGCGCCAAGCCCGCCTTTCATTCTTGAAAGACTGGCCGCCACCGCCATTCCCATGGCCACCGCGTGGCCGTGGGTGAACCTTTTGTACCGGGTCACCGCCTCCACCGCGTGCCCCGCGGTGTGGCCGAAATTCAGTATGGCCCTAAGGCCCGATTCCCGCTCATCAGCCCCAACTATCTCCGCCTTCATCCGGCAAGAGACCTCAACGCAGTATGCGGTCACGCCCGGCTGAAGGGCCACCAGTTCTTCAACGTGTTTCTCAAGATACCTAAAGAAGCCCGCCGAACCTATGCATCCGTATTTTATAACTTCCGCCACCCCGCCCAAAACTTCCTTTTCGGGCAATGTGGCCAGCGCTCCAACATCCGAGATAACCAGGCTCGGCTGGTGAAACGCCCCGATAAGGTTCTTGCCTTTCGGGTGGTTCACCCCGGTTTTCCCGCCCACCGAGCTGTCCACCTGGGCCAGCAACGTGGTGGGCGCCTGCGCGAACCGCACGCCGCGCATATATGTCGCCGCGGCGAACCCGGTTATGTCGCCTATCACTCCACCGCCCAGCGCCAGCGCCAGGCAGTCCCTGTCGTACTTCCCTTCCACCAGCCGGTCATGTATCCGGCCTGCGGTTTCCATGGTCTTGAACTCCTCACCATCGGGAAGCAGGAGCTTTTCCCACTTCACGCCGGCCTTCGTGAGCCCTTCGCCAAGCCTGCGTCCGTACAGCCCGAATACCTTGCGGTTCGAAACCATAAGGACCCGGCCGCCAAGCCCGGCTACAAGCCGCCCGGCCTTATCGCCCAGCAGGCTTTCGCCAATAATTATATCGTAGGAGCGGGAGCCTAAAGGCACCCGCGCCCTTCGGGTCTTTACCACTAAACCGCCAACCGATCTTTAGGCGCCAGTAGTGCCGCCGGTGCTTCCACCGCCGCTGGTGGACGGTATCACCTGCACCGGTATGGTCAGGGACATATCCTCCACCGTACCGGTAACGTAAATTATGCTACCAGCCGTCCCCTTAACCTCCAAAACACCAAAGAAGAACCCGTTGCTGTCCGTAACCCCCGAGGTGGATGTGTCCGGCCCGGCAAGGATCACCGAAACCCCGCCCGCCACGTTGCCGCGGGAATCGTGGACCTGCACGGTGAAAGTGACGGTGCCGTTGCTCTGTACGATTATAGGGGCTACCGACAAGTCAAAGTAATATCTGCTGGGATAAGTGGGGCCCACCGGGCCCACCTTCTCCTCCGCGGAGTTCTGTTCACCGGCGGAACCGCACTGAGTGAGCGCCAGAGGCGCCAGCAGAAGCGCGCCGATTACCAGTATCTTCTTCCAGTTAATCGCGTTATCCATTGTCTTTGCCACCTTCAGTTTTCAGTCCACGATTTTCGGCGTTATGAAAATCAGCAGTTCCTGGTTGTTCTTTGTCGTGCCGTCGTTCTTGAACAGCCATCCCAACAGCGGTATCCTGCCCAGCCCGGGAACCATGGCCTGGGACGTGTTGGTGCTATCCTCGAAAAGACCGCCCAGGACCGCCGTCTCCCCATCTGCCACCAGCACTTCCGTCTTGGCCATCCTGGTCTCTATCGGGGGCGGACTGCCGGCCAGCGGCCTGTCCTTGTTAACCTGCAGGGTAAGCCTCATGTGCTTGTCCGGAGTCACATGGGGGGTGACTTTCAGCGAAAGCACCGCTTTCTTAAACTCGGTCTTGGTGCCTTCGGCCGAAGTGGTCTGGTAAGGAACTTCCTGGCCCGACTCTATCACCGCCTCTTTGTTGTTCATGGTGGTGATCTTCGGGTTGGAGATTATAACCGCCTCGCTGTTCTGCTCCAGGGCCATAAGCCTGGCGTCCAAAAGCGCCGTGCCGTTTACGGAACCAAGCGTAAGCCCGATGCCTGAAAGCGCCCCGCCGGCCCCGGCCGTTATCGGGAAGTTCACCGCCGAGCCGCCGCCGCCGGACGTAATGTTCGGCGAAGACACGCCAGTGCCGCCGGTTACCCCTATGGTGTTGGGGAACAGCGCTCCGGTGGTGTTGTTATAATAGCCGCCCCACACTATGCCCAGGTTCTTCACCTTGTCGTGGGTGGCGGAAACAATCTTGGCCTCTATGAGAACCTGGGTTTCCTTCTTGTCCAGCTTCTCTATAAGGCTGGCCATCTCGGCCAGTTTCTCCTTGGTGTCCTTTACGATGATGCTGTTGGTGCGCTCGTTTATCTCCACCGAGCCCCGCTCGCTCTTCATCGAGTCCAGGTTCTTCTTGAGCTTGTCAGCGGCCTCGTAGTTCACCTCGAAAACCCGGGTGTACAGGGGCACAATCTTGGCCTCCGACTCCTTGGTCTTCACGGCGGTCTCCTTCTCCTTGGAGATCTCCTCGGTGGTGGCCACCCGGATTATGTTGCCCTCCTGGATCTTGTCCAGCCCGTTATTCTTGAGTATCACGTCCAGCGCCTGGTCCCACGGAACGTTCTTCAGCTTCATGGTCACCTGGCCCTTCACCTTCTCGGAGGTGATTATGTTGAGCCCCGCCACGTCGGCAATGATCCGCAGGATGTTATGGATGTCGGCCTTCTGGAAATCCAGCGAGATGCGCGCCCCGGCGTAAATGGCATCCTGCGCGCCTATCATTTCTTTCTCGGCCTCGGCGGCGGCTTTAGCCTTGGTGTCGGATACCTCCGTAGCCATGGCCAGCACCGTTTCCTCACCCATGTCCAAAAGGATCCTGTTGCCCTGGGTGGCTATGTTGTAAAGGGTCATCTCCTCCAGGTTAACCACAACCTTGGCTATGGGCGACTTGCCAGAGCGGAACTGGAACGCCGCGACGTTCTTGATTATGGAGCCTTCCGCGCTCACGCTTATCAACCGCTCGTCTTTTGCGTCTATTATCGTGTTGGGCAGGTCCACCGTAAGCCTGTTCATGTTGGCCCTGCTCAAAAGCTCATAGGCTGGCTCCGGCCTGGCCATGGTGATCTCCACCCGGCCCAGCTTTTTGTCCAGCTGGATGAACTTTACGTCCACGACCCGGTTTTGCCCTTCTTTAAGGGGAGTTTCAGCGACCAGCATGGTAGCGGGCGCCGCCTGTTCAGCGGCCATTACAGGCGCGGGCTCCACCACGGCGGGCTTAGCCTCTGGCTCGGCGGCAGGCGCTACCGCCGGCTCCGGGGCCGCCACTGGCTCTGCCTGCGCGGCCATCACCGGCGCAGGGGACTCCGGGGCTGGCACAGGGGCCTGTTCGGCCTCCATGGCTCCGGCCTTGGTTATAAGTATCCTCAAAGCGCCGGGATCGGAGCTGTCCACCGAGAAACTCACGTCATTGTTAAGCTCTATCTCCAGCCGCGAGTCGTTGGACTTGGCGAAGTAATAGGGCTTCACGTTCTTTACAAGCTCATGATTCACCGGCACGGTCGCCTGGAACATGGACATATCCACGTTGGACATGTCCACGATCAGCCTGGGCGGATCCGCAAGCTTGAACGCGGTGTGGG
This DNA window, taken from Nitrospinota bacterium, encodes the following:
- the aroB gene encoding 3-dehydroquinate synthase codes for the protein MVKTRRARVPLGSRSYDIIIGESLLGDKAGRLVAGLGGRVLMVSNRKVFGLYGRRLGEGLTKAGVKWEKLLLPDGEEFKTMETAGRIHDRLVEGKYDRDCLALALGGGVIGDITGFAAATYMRGVRFAQAPTTLLAQVDSSVGGKTGVNHPKGKNLIGAFHQPSLVISDVGALATLPEKEVLGGVAEVIKYGCIGSAGFFRYLEKHVEELVALQPGVTAYCVEVSCRMKAEIVGADERESGLRAILNFGHTAGHAVEAVTRYKRFTHGHAVAMGMAVAASLSRMKGGLGAAEAERVISLIRRAGLPAEIPRDIEPGALLAAMERDKKAKAGVVRFALLDGIGKCSVRGDVTRGEVLEALRERRRGG
- the pilQ gene encoding type IV pilus secretin PilQ; this encodes MYIFLALPLAVAACASEKALTKSTESQTAVAGSTSVKDLSTTGAEDRVEVRLEADGPITHTAFKLADPPRLIVDMSNVDMSMFQATVPVNHELVKNVKPYYFAKSNDSRLEIELNNDVSFSVDSSDPGALRILITKAGAMEAEQAPVPAPESPAPVMAAQAEPVAAPEPAVAPAAEPEAKPAVVEPAPVMAAEQAAPATMLVAETPLKEGQNRVVDVKFIQLDKKLGRVEITMARPEPAYELLSRANMNRLTVDLPNTIIDAKDERLISVSAEGSIIKNVAAFQFRSGKSPIAKVVVNLEEMTLYNIATQGNRILLDMGEETVLAMATEVSDTKAKAAAEAEKEMIGAQDAIYAGARISLDFQKADIHNILRIIADVAGLNIITSEKVKGQVTMKLKNVPWDQALDVILKNNGLDKIQEGNIIRVATTEEISKEKETAVKTKESEAKIVPLYTRVFEVNYEAADKLKKNLDSMKSERGSVEINERTNSIIVKDTKEKLAEMASLIEKLDKKETQVLIEAKIVSATHDKVKNLGIVWGGYYNNTTGALFPNTIGVTGGTGVSSPNITSGGGGSAVNFPITAGAGGALSGIGLTLGSVNGTALLDARLMALEQNSEAVIISNPKITTMNNKEAVIESGQEVPYQTTSAEGTKTEFKKAVLSLKVTPHVTPDKHMRLTLQVNKDRPLAGSPPPIETRMAKTEVLVADGETAVLGGLFEDSTNTSQAMVPGLGRIPLLGWLFKNDGTTKNNQELLIFITPKIVD